In the Ignavibacteria bacterium genome, AAGTTTTTGAGTGATGATTCTTTTCTCTACATCCAAATCGATCCCCTAAATCTGAAATAATAATTTGATAACCTCAAAGAATTTTCATGAAGCAAATAAATGAGGTTGGCACAAGAGGTTCTCCCGATACACGATTTCCTCGAAATCGTACTCGAGAACCGTGAAATTTTTTTTAGGTTTTCGAGTGTGGTTGACTAAAATGTACTTCAATTTATCATTCCCGTGTAAATGCTCAGCATCCTTTTGACGGGAATCTAAAACCAACGAAAATATTATGGATTCCCACTCACCACTTGCGTGAGGACAGGTTTCGTGGGAATGACTAATGAGAAAAAATTAATTTTTAGACAGCCAGGAAATAGATAATCATTGAATAGTTTTTCTAAATCGAATATGAGATCAATACTTCGTAAGCGAGATTATTTTTAGTATTTTTGCCCTCACTATGCCGAACATATCGAAGTCACTCGCTTTATTATTTATTTTTCTAATGACTTTTTTCCTAACAGAAGGATTTGGTCAGAAAATAGTCACTGCAGTTGAAATTTTTACTCCGCCTTCAATTGATGGCATGCTAAACGATTCCGTCTGGAGTTTAGCTGTACCGAATTCAGAATTTTTACAGCAGGAACCAAAAGCAGGCGAAAATCCCACATTCAAAACTGAGATAAGAATTCTTTACGATAAAGAAAACCTCTACCTCGGAATTATGTGCTACGATCCTGAGCCGGATAAAATAGTTGCACGCGAATTGAAGCGCGACGGAAATCTGCGCGGCGATGATAACATCATGATGATATTCGATACTTTTAACGACGACCGGAATGCTTATTGGTTTGGTACAAACCCGCTCGGAATGAGAGACGATGCTATTCTTTATGGGTTTGATTATCGCAGCTTCAATGAAGAATGGCATGGAATATGGGACGTGAGTTCGGCAATTGTCGACAGCGGCTGGAGCACCGAATTAGTTTTTCCATTTTCAACTTTTAAATTTCACGATAAAGACGAACAAACTTGGGGATTTAATTTACTTAGACAGATCAGAAGATTGAATGAACAAGCGATTTGGTCTGCAGCAGGGAAAAATCTTGGATTATTTCGAATTGCTTTTGCTGGTGATCTAGTAGGAATAAAAAAAATTAAAAGGGGGGATCCAATTTACATTAAGCCATTTTTAACAGGAGGGTTTCAACAAGGTGAATCGGTAAAGAAAAAAAATTTTGAGCCCGGTTTGGATATCAAGTATGGAATTACACAGAACTTCTCCCTCGATTTGACTTTCAACACGGATTTTGCTCAAGTCGAATCTGACAGAGCAAGGATCAATCTCACTCAGTTTCCGCTATTTTTTCCTGAGAAGCGGGAATTCTTTTTAGAAAACGCGAACGTTTTCGATTACACTTTTGGAGCGGGCAATAATTTATTTTACAGCAGGCGGATCGGAATTAGTGATGAAGCGCAAATCCCGATTATTGCAGGAGCAAGACTTGTTGGCAGAATCCAGAAGGTCGAGCTTGGTGTAATGAACATCCAAACCGAAAAACGTGGCGCTGAACCTACAACCAATTATGGTGTGGTTAGAATGAAATACGATCTATTCGATCAATCTTATGCCGGATTTATTTTCACTAATAAGATTTCGAAAAATAAATTCAATCGTGTTTATGCTGGGGATTTTAATTTTACTTTTAGTGAAATATTCGGCGATCAGACTATGGCAATCGGTGGTGGAGTAATGAAGTCAGAGGATACTGATGGGGGAAAAAATTCCTGGGGGAGCAAGTTCTTCATAAATTATCCAAATGATTTGATCAATTTTTTTACCAGCCATAGATATGCACAAAAAGATTTTAATCCTGGAATCGGATTTATGTACAGAACAGGCTTCCAATCTCTTGTTTTCAATTTGAAAGTCTCTCCAAGAATTAATTGGAATGAAGTTAAACGATTGAACTTCGAGCCGATTGAGTCGGATATTTATTGGAATGATAAGGGCGAGCTTTCGATTATTAGAGCAAGCTTTGTACCCATCGGTTTGTCAACTAATGCAGATGATAATCTTGAATTTAAAATCAATAGAAGATTTGATTTTTTAGAGAGCGATTTCAATATCTTCGATACAACCGTGATCCCAATCGGGAAATACTGGTACACGAGCTATGAAGTTGACCTGGAAACTTCTCGAAGCAGAAAAATCTACGGCGGAGTTGAATACAGTTTCGGAGATTATTTAACCGGAAAGAAAAAGTCTTTTTCACTGAATGTTTCCTCAATTTTGAGCAAGCATTTATCCATCTCGGCTGATTATGAAACAAATACGATTAAGCTGCGTGAAGGAATTTTCACAACTAATGAGTTCGGAACTAGAATCCGTTACGATTTCACAACGATGATCTATTCTTCTATTTTTGCTCAGTGGAATAATGAAGAAAATGAGATTAACATCAATTACCGTTTCAACTGGCAGCCAAAGATTGGGAGCGATTTCTATCTC is a window encoding:
- a CDS encoding carbohydrate binding family 9 domain-containing protein, translated to MTFFLTEGFGQKIVTAVEIFTPPSIDGMLNDSVWSLAVPNSEFLQQEPKAGENPTFKTEIRILYDKENLYLGIMCYDPEPDKIVARELKRDGNLRGDDNIMMIFDTFNDDRNAYWFGTNPLGMRDDAILYGFDYRSFNEEWHGIWDVSSAIVDSGWSTELVFPFSTFKFHDKDEQTWGFNLLRQIRRLNEQAIWSAAGKNLGLFRIAFAGDLVGIKKIKRGDPIYIKPFLTGGFQQGESVKKKNFEPGLDIKYGITQNFSLDLTFNTDFAQVESDRARINLTQFPLFFPEKREFFLENANVFDYTFGAGNNLFYSRRIGISDEAQIPIIAGARLVGRIQKVELGVMNIQTEKRGAEPTTNYGVVRMKYDLFDQSYAGFIFTNKISKNKFNRVYAGDFNFTFSEIFGDQTMAIGGGVMKSEDTDGGKNSWGSKFFINYPNDLINFFTSHRYAQKDFNPGIGFMYRTGFQSLVFNLKVSPRINWNEVKRLNFEPIESDIYWNDKGELSIIRASFVPIGLSTNADDNLEFKINRRFDFLESDFNIFDTTVIPIGKYWYTSYEVDLETSRSRKIYGGVEYSFGDYLTGKKKSFSLNVSSILSKHLSISADYETNTIKLREGIFTTNEFGTRIRYDFTTMIYSSIFAQWNNEENEININYRFNWQPKIGSDFYLVVNHMLSTGRKFRTKDIAILAKIVWLFVI